One genomic segment of Thermococcus sp. M39 includes these proteins:
- a CDS encoding thioredoxin family protein translates to MIKEFDGDFEKVKRAKYALLWFSSPGCPPCKMIEPFMHELSEEYKEVEFWEVDVGKHLWLAEHFGVMNVPTLIYLKEGKEIARQNLVRRREEVENVLKNIIKS, encoded by the coding sequence GTGATTAAGGAGTTTGATGGAGACTTTGAAAAAGTTAAAAGGGCCAAATATGCCCTCCTTTGGTTTTCTTCTCCTGGCTGTCCACCATGCAAGATGATTGAGCCCTTCATGCACGAGCTGAGCGAGGAGTATAAGGAAGTGGAGTTCTGGGAGGTCGATGTGGGAAAACATCTCTGGCTTGCGGAGCACTTTGGTGTTATGAACGTACCTACGTTGATTTATCTCAAAGAGGGGAAGGAAATCGCGAGGCAGAATCTGGTAAGGAGGAGAGAAGAAGTTGAGAATGTTTTGAAGAATATTATTAAAAGTTAG
- a CDS encoding ATP-binding protein, producing the protein MRRRKPKRGVSFFDQRPRKDKESLFGRSEELSKLITALHAKSWVAILGPRMAGKTSLAWAGANAFAKEMKYKVIFVDLRNTETSRQATEKILGRLPKSILETLSKYIAEVSFSAGDVGASVKLRENVAAKNALEDALFALKDTILILDEVQNVKQGVDNFLKALATAFNENDSLLVIFTGSYAGVVKKLFEATHKDSLYGRPPIEILLPPWPEWVAAEFLRKGFEQCGIDVTQREIQEAIWRLGTLPGWLNLYGLRRCLGASHAEALQRVFEKAVNEALRELEHFLEGRSPKAREVVKRLAYGATWGDLEKTGISKDTLSRLLDALTKELFVVIKDEIGVYRFSDPIYRYAAEKLPMLGQKL; encoded by the coding sequence ATGAGGAGGAGAAAGCCCAAGAGAGGTGTTTCATTTTTTGATCAGAGGCCGAGAAAAGATAAAGAAAGCTTATTTGGACGTTCTGAGGAGTTAAGCAAGTTAATAACTGCTCTTCATGCCAAAAGCTGGGTGGCAATTCTTGGACCGAGGATGGCTGGAAAGACCAGTCTAGCATGGGCTGGTGCTAACGCCTTTGCAAAGGAAATGAAGTATAAGGTAATTTTTGTTGACTTAAGGAATACTGAGACTTCTCGGCAAGCCACGGAGAAGATACTCGGCAGATTGCCAAAATCCATTCTTGAGACCTTGTCAAAATACATTGCGGAGGTTTCTTTTTCTGCCGGAGACGTTGGAGCTAGTGTAAAACTTAGAGAAAATGTAGCTGCTAAAAACGCTTTGGAAGATGCTCTTTTTGCCCTAAAGGACACAATACTAATTCTTGATGAGGTTCAAAACGTGAAACAGGGTGTGGACAACTTCTTAAAAGCCCTAGCCACGGCATTTAATGAAAACGATTCCCTACTGGTAATCTTTACAGGTTCCTATGCTGGTGTTGTTAAAAAGCTGTTCGAAGCCACTCACAAGGACAGCCTCTATGGGAGGCCACCAATTGAGATACTTCTCCCGCCCTGGCCCGAGTGGGTAGCGGCAGAATTCCTAAGGAAAGGCTTTGAGCAGTGTGGTATTGATGTCACTCAGAGGGAAATTCAAGAGGCAATTTGGAGGCTCGGAACGTTGCCCGGCTGGTTGAACCTCTACGGACTCAGGCGTTGTCTTGGAGCAAGTCACGCAGAGGCTTTACAAAGGGTATTTGAGAAGGCTGTGAATGAGGCGTTAAGAGAGCTGGAGCACTTCTTAGAAGGGAGAAGTCCCAAAGCCCGAGAGGTCGTTAAGAGATTAGCTTATGGTGCTACATGGGGAGATTTAGAAAAGACAGGAATTTCAAAAGACACTCTCAGCAGGCTCTTGGATGCCCTGACTAAAGAGTTATTCGTTGTAATTAAGGATGAGATCGGAGTTTATCGATTCTCAGATCCAATTTATAGGTATGCCGCAGAGAAACTACCAATGTTGGGACAAAAACTATAA
- a CDS encoding transposase: MVAGARKIRRAEVNYITIKTRLEPETTEDYLKLALLCEKFKRGVELSTRLQLKGVKKSKGVKEISRLILNNWWYSDSAWDYAKMLVNGVKHNGGNPKHIHLKSKFLISKPKENEDGNRNVKIEGSKVRIRSNGEWLNFKLRTSKRFLPVILDAQKLKFGAQVILRNGKVYLHIQVPFEVFLRHFGRTTKGKLYAGFDLNSDRVNMVILDGNGIIRDVKIGHFPGANSPGFPKKNARDLRLKTLARLLDYARHHGVGVVFFEDLERIKQRNGKTSKSKKGNRKASNFAKKELLGHGVIMALKRGFEVFLVNPSGSSKLGKELSVGLGLDVHSTSAFVIGWWGLNILKIHESSQNKEQFR; the protein is encoded by the coding sequence ATGGTTGCAGGAGCACGAAAAATCAGGAGGGCAGAAGTGAACTACATCACGATAAAGACCCGTCTTGAACCAGAAACGACAGAAGACTACCTTAAACTCGCTCTCCTCTGCGAGAAATTCAAGAGAGGAGTAGAACTATCAACACGACTCCAGCTCAAGGGCGTTAAAAAGAGCAAAGGAGTGAAGGAAATCTCAAGACTAATTCTCAATAACTGGTGGTATTCTGATAGTGCGTGGGACTATGCAAAGATGCTCGTGAATGGTGTAAAACACAACGGTGGAAACCCAAAACATATTCACCTCAAGTCCAAGTTTCTAATCAGTAAACCAAAGGAGAACGAGGATGGGAACAGGAACGTGAAAATCGAAGGTTCAAAAGTCAGGATACGTTCAAACGGTGAGTGGTTGAACTTTAAACTCAGAACAAGTAAGAGGTTCTTACCCGTTATCCTTGATGCCCAAAAGCTCAAATTCGGTGCTCAGGTTATTCTGAGGAACGGGAAAGTTTACCTCCACATCCAAGTGCCGTTTGAGGTTTTCTTGAGACACTTCGGGAGAACCACGAAGGGTAAACTGTATGCTGGTTTCGATTTGAACTCGGACAGGGTGAATATGGTTATTCTCGACGGGAATGGGATTATTCGGGATGTTAAGATTGGGCACTTTCCAGGGGCTAATTCTCCCGGTTTCCCGAAGAAAAATGCGAGGGATTTGCGATTGAAGACACTCGCTCGATTGTTGGATTATGCCCGTCATCACGGTGTTGGTGTCGTGTTTTTCGAAGATTTGGAGCGGATTAAACAGAGGAACGGAAAAACCTCCAAATCAAAGAAGGGGAACAGGAAGGCGTCTAATTTTGCAAAGAAGGAACTACTTGGGCACGGTGTTATTATGGCGTTGAAGAGGGGTTTTGAAGTGTTCTTGGTAAATCCATCGGGGTCTTCCAAGTTGGGCAAGGAGTTGTCTGTAGGATTGGGTTTGGACGTTCACTCTACGTCTGCATTTGTTATTGGTTGGTGGGGACTAAACATCCTGAAGATTCACGAATCCTCACAAAATAAAGAACAGTTTCGTTAG
- a CDS encoding SHOCT domain-containing protein, translating to MMFESFELGRYLMHMGDEWGWHDMMGFGYFGIFGAIFMLLFWVLIIVGVFVLIKWLLEQGGSKTTPKKRALEILDEKYARGEIDDEEYERRKRKLLES from the coding sequence ATGATGTTTGAAAGCTTTGAGCTTGGAAGATATTTAATGCATATGGGAGATGAATGGGGGTGGCACGACATGATGGGATTTGGTTACTTTGGAATCTTTGGAGCAATATTCATGCTCCTATTCTGGGTTTTGATAATCGTTGGAGTATTTGTATTGATTAAGTGGCTCTTGGAGCAAGGAGGTTCAAAAACTACACCAAAGAAGAGGGCACTTGAAATACTTGATGAAAAGTACGCAAGAGGAGAGATCGATGACGAAGAATATGAGAGAAGAAAGAGGAAGCTCTTAGAGAGTTAA
- a CDS encoding heavy metal translocating P-type ATPase: MAKKLKKLKLEGLDCASCAYEIEEALKKEGFEFALVNFTTSELVIEGDIEKAKEIVKRVEPGVKIIEEEEHHHDHDEDPRKMLYFIIPSLVLFTAGMLLRYYYNYDNAFVLGIFVASYLLVGWKVLRNAFVNSVHGNVFDENFLIAIATLGAFAIREYPEAVGVMLFYIVGEFFQDLAVNKSRRSIKALLSLKAEYANLKVGDKLIKVKPEELKVGDIIVIKPGERVPVDGIVLEGSSNVDTSALTGESVPRTIKEGDEILSRMVNLSGLLTVKVTKELKESTISRILELVENASARKAKTEKFITKFAHYYTPAVVGLAALIALIPSLAFGEPFSKWVYRALVLLVISCPCALVLSIPLGYFGGIGRAAREGILIKGSNFLDALSKATIVAFDKTGTLTKGVFKVTRIETRNGFSEEEILKFAALAEAHSNHPIAKAIKEAYGKEINEAEIKEHEEIAGHGVRARIDGTEVMVGNDRLLHKFNVEHDTCHVKGTVAHVVINGKYTGYIVISDEIKEDVPKTMRELKRLGVKKVIMVTGDNKDVAEAIAKQIGLDEFYAELLPEDKVKIIEKLEKEKKDDEKIVFVGDGINDAPVIARADIGVAMGALGSDAAIETADIVIMDDKPSKLPIGIKIARKTQRIVWENVIFALGVKLAFISLGILGEATMWEAVFADVGVALIAVFNAMRILR, encoded by the coding sequence ATGGCAAAAAAGCTCAAAAAGCTCAAGTTGGAAGGTCTTGACTGTGCTAGCTGTGCCTATGAAATTGAGGAAGCATTGAAAAAAGAAGGCTTTGAGTTCGCGTTAGTTAATTTCACAACAAGCGAGCTAGTTATTGAAGGAGATATTGAGAAGGCCAAAGAGATAGTGAAAAGGGTCGAGCCAGGTGTTAAGATAATTGAGGAAGAGGAACATCACCACGATCACGATGAGGATCCAAGGAAGATGCTCTATTTTATAATACCTTCGCTTGTGCTCTTCACAGCGGGAATGCTATTGAGATATTATTACAACTACGACAATGCCTTTGTGCTTGGAATATTTGTCGCGAGCTACCTTCTTGTGGGCTGGAAAGTGCTGAGGAACGCTTTTGTCAACTCAGTGCATGGAAACGTCTTTGACGAGAACTTTCTCATAGCTATAGCCACACTGGGGGCATTTGCAATTCGGGAATATCCAGAAGCTGTGGGTGTTATGCTGTTTTACATCGTTGGTGAGTTCTTCCAAGATTTAGCCGTTAATAAGTCAAGGCGCTCAATTAAGGCTTTGTTATCATTAAAAGCCGAATATGCGAACTTGAAAGTTGGGGATAAGCTAATTAAAGTCAAGCCAGAGGAGCTCAAAGTGGGGGATATTATAGTTATTAAACCTGGAGAAAGAGTTCCTGTGGATGGAATTGTTTTAGAAGGGAGCTCAAACGTTGATACCTCTGCTCTAACGGGTGAAAGCGTTCCAAGAACTATAAAAGAAGGGGATGAGATCCTTTCTAGAATGGTGAACTTAAGCGGTCTTTTGACAGTTAAAGTTACAAAAGAGCTTAAGGAGTCAACTATTTCAAGGATTTTAGAGCTTGTTGAAAATGCAAGTGCAAGGAAAGCTAAAACGGAGAAATTTATTACGAAGTTCGCTCACTACTATACCCCAGCAGTGGTCGGACTAGCTGCACTCATTGCTTTAATTCCCTCATTAGCTTTTGGAGAGCCCTTTTCTAAATGGGTTTATAGGGCTTTAGTGCTCTTGGTAATCTCATGCCCTTGCGCTTTAGTGCTTTCAATACCTCTTGGATACTTTGGCGGGATTGGGAGAGCGGCAAGGGAAGGAATACTCATCAAGGGATCAAATTTCCTCGATGCGCTTAGCAAAGCCACGATCGTAGCTTTTGACAAGACGGGTACACTGACGAAAGGTGTTTTTAAGGTCACGAGGATAGAGACAAGGAATGGTTTTAGTGAGGAAGAAATCCTTAAGTTTGCCGCTTTGGCAGAGGCACACTCAAACCATCCGATAGCGAAGGCAATAAAAGAGGCATATGGAAAAGAAATCAATGAAGCTGAGATTAAAGAGCATGAAGAAATAGCTGGACATGGCGTCAGAGCAAGAATAGATGGTACTGAAGTAATGGTTGGGAATGATAGACTACTACATAAATTCAATGTGGAACATGATACCTGCCATGTAAAGGGGACTGTTGCTCATGTTGTTATCAACGGAAAGTATACAGGTTATATAGTGATTTCAGACGAGATAAAGGAAGATGTTCCAAAAACCATGAGAGAGCTAAAGCGTTTAGGCGTTAAAAAGGTTATAATGGTGACTGGCGATAATAAAGATGTTGCAGAAGCAATAGCAAAACAAATTGGCTTGGACGAGTTCTATGCTGAGCTTCTGCCAGAGGACAAAGTGAAAATCATTGAAAAACTCGAAAAAGAGAAGAAAGACGATGAAAAGATAGTCTTTGTAGGTGACGGAATAAATGATGCCCCAGTTATCGCAAGGGCAGATATAGGAGTGGCAATGGGTGCTCTAGGAAGCGATGCCGCTATAGAGACCGCTGATATCGTCATAATGGATGACAAGCCATCAAAATTGCCCATAGGAATTAAAATTGCAAGGAAAACACAGAGAATAGTGTGGGAGAACGTAATCTTTGCCCTCGGGGTCAAGTTGGCCTTTATAAGTCTTGGAATCCTTGGAGAGGCTACAATGTGGGAGGCTGTCTTTGCGGATGTGGGTGTTGCTCTCATAGCGGTGTTTAATGCGATGAGGATTTTGAGGTGA
- a CDS encoding isoprenylcysteine carboxylmethyltransferase family protein, producing the protein MLYALGVVFFLFLSLYSWFGIKRAYEDGKTLPLHVSAVIWIGDTLHFILVLWASLRGLWLMPINATAALVGGSVLAVVGLVVMLLGMLEFRSFKRMSGLDSSKLITTGIYRYSRNPQYIGWFLALIGISIMGRSLLALLLTVALLIGLHLYNVKLEEPYLERIFGEEYRRYKENTPRYFGMFKRKLL; encoded by the coding sequence ATGCTCTATGCACTTGGCGTTGTTTTCTTTCTCTTTCTATCTCTCTACTCATGGTTTGGGATAAAGAGGGCTTATGAAGATGGAAAAACCTTACCTCTCCACGTTTCGGCTGTGATATGGATAGGCGATACACTCCACTTCATTCTGGTGCTCTGGGCCTCGTTGAGAGGGCTCTGGCTGATGCCCATTAACGCAACCGCTGCTTTAGTCGGTGGTTCTGTGCTCGCTGTTGTGGGGCTTGTCGTGATGCTCCTTGGCATGTTAGAGTTCCGCTCGTTTAAGAGAATGTCTGGTTTGGATTCCTCAAAACTCATAACTACCGGTATATATCGCTACAGCAGGAACCCTCAATATATCGGATGGTTCTTAGCTCTCATTGGAATATCTATTATGGGGCGCTCGCTTCTCGCGCTCCTGCTTACGGTGGCACTCCTTATTGGGCTACACTTGTATAACGTTAAGCTTGAGGAACCATACTTAGAGCGTATCTTTGGGGAAGAATACAGGAGGTATAAAGAGAACACCCCTAGATATTTTGGGATGTTCAAGAGGAAGCTTCTTTAA
- a CDS encoding heavy metal translocating P-type ATPase, whose product MNNDEKEMHKEHMHEEHKMHSHEMEEEKHEHINHEHEEHKHSHADHHRMMMEDFKKRFIVSTILTIPILLLSPMIQKFLGFTFTFTGDRYVLFALSTVVYFYGGKPFLTGMRDELKKRTPGMMTLIALAITVAFFYSAAVTFGLPGKTFYWELATLIDIMLLGHYIEMRSVLGASRALEELIKLMPTEAHLITPEGIKDVPVSELKKGDIVLVKPGEKIPSDGIIIEGETSVNEAMLTGESKPVYKKPGDIVIGGSINLEGSIKVRIEKTGKETYLMQVVELVKQAQETRSRTQDLANRAAFWLTLIAITAGSATLGAWLYLGKPFVFALERMVTVMVITCPHALGLAVPLVVSVSTSISARKGILIRNREAFERAKDVQVVVFDKTGTLTEGKFEVTDIIPLDELSEEEILRYAATLESHSSHPIAQGIVEKAKEKKVELYDVKDFKAIPGKGAQGVINGREVLIVSPQFLKEKGLWKEDERVNEVLEQGKTVVFLVIDGKLIGALALADKIRPESREAIKRLHEMGIKAYMLTGDNAKVAKWVAEELGLDGYFAEVLPHQKSEKIKELQEKGFVVAMVGDGINDAPALIQADVGIAIGAGTDVAIESADIILVKNDPRDVITAIHLARATYGKMVQNLAWATGYNTFAIPLAAGTLYKYGILLSPAVGALLMSLSTVIVAINAKFLKV is encoded by the coding sequence ATGAATAATGATGAAAAAGAAATGCACAAAGAGCACATGCATGAAGAGCATAAGATGCACAGCCACGAGATGGAGGAAGAAAAGCATGAACACATAAATCATGAGCACGAAGAGCACAAGCATTCGCATGCAGATCACCACAGAATGATGATGGAGGACTTTAAGAAGAGATTTATAGTCTCCACTATACTTACGATTCCGATACTGCTCCTATCTCCGATGATTCAAAAGTTCCTTGGTTTTACATTCACGTTCACGGGCGATAGATACGTTCTCTTTGCGCTATCGACAGTGGTCTACTTCTACGGCGGAAAGCCGTTCCTGACGGGGATGAGGGATGAGCTCAAAAAGAGAACGCCGGGAATGATGACGCTAATAGCTTTGGCAATCACGGTTGCCTTCTTCTACAGCGCTGCAGTAACCTTTGGTTTGCCCGGAAAGACGTTCTATTGGGAGCTTGCAACGCTTATTGACATCATGCTTTTGGGGCACTACATAGAGATGCGCTCTGTTCTCGGCGCTTCGAGGGCTTTGGAAGAACTGATAAAGCTCATGCCAACCGAAGCTCATCTAATAACCCCGGAAGGAATAAAAGACGTTCCAGTGAGCGAGCTCAAGAAGGGAGATATAGTTTTAGTCAAGCCCGGCGAGAAGATACCTTCAGATGGCATCATAATTGAGGGAGAGACGAGTGTAAATGAAGCAATGCTCACTGGTGAGTCAAAGCCCGTCTATAAGAAACCCGGTGACATTGTTATTGGTGGATCAATAAACTTGGAGGGCTCAATTAAAGTAAGGATCGAGAAGACTGGAAAAGAGACCTATTTGATGCAGGTGGTTGAGCTTGTAAAGCAGGCCCAAGAGACGAGGTCAAGGACTCAAGATTTGGCTAATAGAGCAGCGTTTTGGCTTACACTCATTGCAATAACCGCTGGAAGCGCAACTCTGGGAGCTTGGCTCTACTTAGGGAAGCCATTTGTATTCGCCCTTGAGAGAATGGTCACTGTAATGGTAATTACATGCCCCCACGCTTTGGGATTGGCTGTTCCTTTGGTGGTTTCGGTTTCTACATCAATCTCGGCAAGGAAGGGGATACTCATCAGGAACAGGGAAGCCTTTGAGAGGGCAAAGGACGTTCAGGTGGTTGTCTTTGACAAGACGGGAACACTAACGGAGGGAAAGTTTGAAGTAACGGATATAATTCCATTGGATGAGCTTAGCGAGGAGGAAATCTTAAGGTATGCGGCAACATTGGAGAGCCACTCATCACACCCGATAGCGCAGGGAATAGTAGAAAAAGCCAAGGAAAAGAAGGTTGAGCTTTATGACGTTAAAGACTTCAAAGCAATTCCAGGAAAGGGCGCCCAAGGCGTTATCAACGGCAGAGAAGTGCTCATTGTAAGTCCGCAGTTCTTGAAGGAGAAGGGTCTCTGGAAAGAGGATGAGCGCGTTAACGAGGTCTTGGAGCAAGGGAAGACAGTGGTGTTCTTAGTCATCGATGGAAAACTGATCGGTGCCTTAGCTTTAGCCGATAAGATAAGACCGGAGTCGAGGGAAGCCATAAAGAGGCTTCACGAGATGGGGATTAAAGCTTACATGCTCACAGGAGACAACGCTAAAGTTGCAAAGTGGGTTGCTGAGGAGCTTGGCTTGGATGGCTACTTTGCAGAGGTTTTGCCCCATCAGAAGTCGGAGAAGATTAAGGAGCTCCAAGAAAAAGGCTTCGTCGTGGCAATGGTTGGGGATGGAATAAATGATGCTCCAGCTCTAATTCAAGCGGACGTTGGAATAGCAATTGGAGCAGGAACCGATGTTGCTATAGAAAGCGCTGACATAATTTTAGTCAAAAACGATCCAAGAGACGTCATAACAGCAATACATCTTGCGAGGGCAACTTATGGAAAAATGGTTCAAAACTTAGCATGGGCAACAGGATATAACACATTCGCAATTCCTCTGGCGGCAGGGACACTTTACAAATATGGAATACTGTTAAGCCCAGCTGTAGGGGCTTTGTTAATGAGCTTGAGCACAGTTATAGTTGCTATAAATGCGAAGTTTTTGAAGGTTTGA
- a CDS encoding TRASH domain-containing protein, translating into MIKLDELDLKLIYLLMDNSRLSISELAERLGVSRPTVKARLERLEKEGVIQRYTIKLNPELQRAHNVVALIIKTDEPEKLGEFKEIIEINRFTSKKYLIKVAVEDMEGLRNVIEGAGFEVLEIMPILESIEKEHPPKIKVPFKCDYCGKEIVGEPIVYKYHNRVYFFCCPTCLREFKRTRENIEKFKLKEHEIHAHEHHEH; encoded by the coding sequence ATGATAAAGTTGGATGAACTTGATTTGAAGTTGATATACCTTCTTATGGACAACTCCAGATTGAGCATCTCTGAGCTTGCAGAGAGGCTAGGCGTTAGCAGACCAACAGTGAAAGCTAGACTGGAACGTCTTGAGAAAGAGGGGGTTATTCAGCGCTATACAATCAAACTTAACCCTGAACTCCAGAGGGCTCACAACGTTGTTGCCCTGATAATCAAAACAGACGAGCCTGAGAAGTTAGGGGAGTTCAAGGAGATCATCGAGATTAACCGCTTTACGAGCAAGAAGTACCTCATAAAAGTAGCTGTCGAGGACATGGAGGGGCTGAGGAACGTCATAGAGGGAGCTGGTTTTGAAGTGCTAGAAATAATGCCTATCCTAGAGAGCATCGAGAAAGAACACCCTCCAAAGATCAAGGTGCCGTTCAAGTGCGACTATTGTGGAAAAGAGATTGTCGGAGAACCGATAGTCTATAAGTATCACAACAGAGTTTACTTCTTCTGCTGTCCTACCTGCTTAAGAGAATTCAAGAGAACAAGAGAAAACATAGAGAAGTTCAAGCTAAAAGAACACGAGATTCATGCTCATGAACACCATGAACATTAG
- a CDS encoding heavy metal translocating P-type ATPase: MRLTLKVNGMTCAMCVKTIETALKELDGVKDARANLNSESVYVNFDESKVSLNQIIKTIEELGYTVVREKRNAIIRIGGMTCAMCVKTIEVALKELPGVLDAQVNLATEKAKVSYDPSLVSMEDIKRAIEEVGYQFLGVEGEESYDVEKEVREKHIREMKKKLAVAWGIGLPLFASAQLHRFGIEISNLIYIQFLLATLAIIYAGRDIFGKALNSLKHKSLNMEVMYSMGIGSAYFASVLATIGIIPREFNFYEASVLLMAFLLLGRYLETLAKGRTSEAIKKLMGLQAKKATVIRDGKEIEVPISEVRVGDIVIVKPGERIPVDGIVIEGESYVDESMITGEPIPNLKKKGDEVIGGTINKNSVLKIEAKRVGRDTVLAQIIRLVEEAQNTRPPIQRLADKVVTYFIPTVLTIALISFGYWYFIADQPLLFAFTTLLSVLVIACPCAFGLATPTALTVGMGKGAEMGILIKNGEVLEIARKATIVLFDKTGTLTKGTPEVTDVVTFGVDEKELLSLVASAEKRSEHPLGEAIVRKAQELGLEVKEPQSFEAITGKGVKAVVDGKEILAGNRKLFKENGYSIEGEVEKALLKLEDEAKTAIIVAIDGKIVGVIGIADTIKEGAREAIEELHKMGKKVGMITGDNRRTAEAIARQLNIDYVLAEVLPQDKANEVKKLQEKGEVVIFVGDGINDAPALAQADIGIAVSSGTDIAMESGDIVLIKNDLRDVVRAIKLSQKTLSKIKQNIFWAMFYNTILIPFAAGLAYVLFGITFRPEWAAGAMSLSSVSVVTNSLLLKKAKI; encoded by the coding sequence GTGAGGCTCACACTCAAGGTTAATGGAATGACATGTGCAATGTGTGTTAAAACTATAGAAACGGCTCTAAAAGAGCTTGATGGCGTTAAAGACGCTAGAGCAAATTTAAACTCTGAAAGTGTTTACGTGAACTTTGATGAGTCAAAGGTTAGCTTAAATCAAATTATAAAAACGATTGAAGAGCTCGGTTATACGGTTGTAAGGGAAAAGAGGAATGCAATAATCAGAATCGGCGGAATGACCTGTGCAATGTGTGTTAAAACCATTGAAGTAGCTCTTAAAGAGCTCCCTGGGGTTTTAGATGCCCAAGTCAATTTGGCAACTGAGAAGGCCAAGGTAAGCTATGATCCGAGTTTAGTAAGTATGGAAGACATTAAGAGAGCAATTGAAGAAGTTGGCTACCAATTCTTGGGAGTTGAAGGTGAGGAAAGCTATGATGTAGAAAAAGAAGTTCGGGAGAAGCACATAAGGGAAATGAAGAAAAAACTTGCAGTTGCTTGGGGAATAGGGTTACCTCTCTTCGCCTCAGCGCAGCTTCACAGGTTTGGAATTGAAATTTCCAACTTAATTTACATTCAATTCCTGCTGGCAACTCTGGCAATAATCTACGCTGGAAGGGATATCTTTGGAAAGGCTCTCAATTCATTGAAGCACAAAAGCTTAAACATGGAAGTCATGTACTCCATGGGAATTGGTTCTGCTTATTTTGCAAGCGTTCTAGCTACAATAGGAATTATTCCGAGGGAGTTCAACTTTTATGAGGCAAGCGTTTTGTTGATGGCCTTCCTCTTGCTTGGACGCTACTTAGAGACCTTGGCCAAAGGAAGAACGAGTGAGGCAATTAAAAAGCTCATGGGGCTTCAAGCTAAAAAGGCAACCGTAATTAGGGATGGAAAAGAGATTGAAGTTCCAATAAGCGAAGTTAGAGTTGGCGATATTGTCATAGTCAAACCTGGAGAGAGGATTCCGGTCGATGGAATTGTAATTGAGGGGGAAAGCTACGTTGACGAATCGATGATCACCGGAGAACCAATTCCAAATTTAAAGAAGAAGGGCGACGAGGTTATCGGCGGAACGATTAACAAGAACTCCGTGCTTAAAATCGAGGCAAAGAGGGTCGGAAGAGACACAGTTCTGGCACAAATAATTAGGCTCGTTGAGGAGGCACAAAATACAAGACCACCAATTCAGAGATTAGCGGACAAAGTCGTTACATACTTCATTCCAACCGTTTTGACAATAGCACTAATCTCTTTTGGATACTGGTACTTCATAGCTGACCAGCCCCTGCTCTTCGCCTTCACAACACTGCTCAGCGTTTTGGTGATTGCCTGCCCATGTGCCTTTGGCTTGGCAACTCCAACGGCTTTAACAGTTGGAATGGGTAAAGGTGCTGAAATGGGGATTTTAATCAAGAATGGTGAAGTACTGGAAATAGCGAGGAAAGCCACGATAGTTCTCTTCGATAAGACGGGGACGCTAACAAAAGGGACGCCTGAAGTTACGGATGTAGTGACTTTTGGCGTGGATGAGAAAGAGCTTTTGAGCTTAGTAGCTTCAGCTGAAAAGCGCTCAGAGCATCCACTAGGAGAAGCCATAGTTAGGAAAGCTCAAGAGCTCGGATTAGAGGTTAAAGAGCCCCAAAGCTTTGAGGCAATAACTGGTAAGGGAGTAAAAGCCGTAGTGGATGGAAAAGAGATCTTGGCAGGAAATAGAAAGCTGTTCAAAGAGAATGGTTACTCAATAGAAGGAGAGGTTGAAAAAGCCCTCCTCAAGCTTGAAGATGAAGCTAAAACGGCCATAATAGTGGCAATTGACGGAAAAATAGTGGGGGTTATTGGAATAGCAGACACAATCAAAGAAGGTGCGAGAGAAGCGATAGAAGAGCTTCACAAAATGGGCAAGAAAGTTGGAATGATTACCGGCGACAATAGAAGAACCGCAGAAGCGATAGCTAGACAGCTCAACATAGATTATGTTTTAGCCGAAGTTTTACCCCAGGATAAAGCAAATGAAGTGAAGAAGCTTCAGGAGAAGGGAGAAGTAGTCATTTTTGTCGGAGATGGCATAAACGACGCTCCCGCTTTGGCTCAAGCTGACATAGGCATAGCAGTAAGCTCTGGAACCGACATAGCAATGGAGAGCGGAGACATCGTCTTGATTAAAAACGACTTAAGAGATGTGGTTAGAGCAATAAAGCTCAGCCAAAAGACGCTCTCAAAGATTAAGCAGAACATCTTCTGGGCGATGTTCTACAACACCATCCTAATACCCTTCGCAGCTGGACTAGCCTATGTGCTCTTTGGAATCACCTTCAGACCAGAATGGGCTGCTGGAGCTATGTCATTGAGTAGCGTAAGTGTCGTTACAAACTCTTTGCTTTTAAAGAAGGCTAAGATTTGA